The genomic region CTCACGGTCGACGCGGCCCGCGACCGTGCGTAGCTGCTCAAGGAGTCCGTCCGCAAACAGCGTCTGTCGAGCGTCGGCAACGTCGAGATCACAAACGACCTCCCAGCAGATATCGACGTAGTCGTCGACCTCGGCGTCACGCCACGCCTCGAGGACGGACTCGCTCTGTGGGCGTTCATCGAGTAATCCAGCGAGTGTATCGACCAACTGGTCGCGACTCCAGAGCTGGGCAAGGAGCTCCACGTCGTCTTCGTCCTGGTTGCGTTCGAGGAACTCCGTCACAACTTCGCGTTGGAGTGTCGCGGCGCCGTCTTCGTCAAGCACGTCGAAGCCGAGCGGAACCGGAGCCTCGACGGCCCGTTCTCGCAAGAGCCGGGTACAGAACGCGTGAATGGTGTGGACATAGCCGTCCTCCAGATCGTCGAGAACGTTTCGCCAGCGGTGGTAGGCCTCTGGTGAGTCGACAGCCTCGAGCCTGTCGTACACCTCCTCCCGAACGCGCTCAGTCAGTTCGGCAGCAGCCTTTCGCGTGAAAGTAATCGTGACTATTTTCTCCGGCGTGAGCGACGGGTTCTCGGCCAGTATCGTCACGTACCGCTCGGTGAGCGTTGTCGTCTTCCCTGTCCCGGCGCCGGCAGTGATCGCGACGTTCCGGCCCTGGACGAGCGCATCCTCCTGTTCCTCCGTGAGCTGAATCTCCTCGGGTTCCTCAGTCATCGCTCATCACCGTCTCGATGTCCTCGTCGTCGCGAACACGGAGCGGAACGTACGCTGCGTCGTCCTTGTGAACCTCGTCGACGAACTCCCGCTTGCGGTGATGGCGGACATCGCACGCCCGACGATAGTCACAGTATCGGCAGTTCGCTCCGCTGGCCGACAGAAGCGTCGTGTGGAACCGTCCGTTGCCGATTGCCTCGTCGATCTGGCCCAACCACTCCGGAACGACATCGTTCAGGAACCGGCGGAGTTCGACCTCTGAATCGAACTTCGATTCGACGCCGCGTGGAACCTTGAGGTCGTTTGGCGGTCGCACCTGATAGTACGTCGCCGAGAGCGAACCCTGTTCGAAAAGGTCACCGTCGACGACCTCGGCGGCAGCGAGCAGATAGATGGGGAGCTGGAACTTCGTTCCGCCGGTCGTCTTCGTCATATACGGTGCCCGTCCAGTCTTGTAGTCGTAGAGCGTGAGCGTCGGTTGTTCGCCACCCTGGCTCACGTCAACGCGGTCGATGTATCCCCGAATCGAGATAGTCGAGCCGTCCGGTCGCTCAACTGTGAACGGCCCAACATCCGAGTCGGGAAGTCCCTCGCCGAACGGGGCCTCGAACAAGTGTGGTCGGTCAGCGCCGTCCCGCGAGAGTTCGTTGTCGAGGAAGGAAGCGAACAACCCCTGTTCCGGCGCGTCGTGAGGTTTGCTCCCGGCCTCGTACGGAGCACTCTCGCCGTCACACAGGCCCGCGAACAGCTCCGCCTTCCACCGTTCGTAGAACAGGCCGTCGTACTCGAAGTCAGCAACCCGGAGTTCTTCGACGGCAATCTCGCGAAGGTGTATCGCCAGGTCGTTCCGGTCGAACTCGGTGAGGTCGACACCATCTTCGGTTTCGTCCTGTAGATCCGCGAAGAACCGTTCGAGGACGTCGTGGACGTACGATCCGGTTTCGAGGGGCGTAGGGACGACCTCGACGTCGTCGGGATCCTCGATTCCGAGCACTTCGTCGGCGTAGAACTTGAACCCACACTCGACGTATCGCTCGATTCGACTCGCGCTGTAGGGTTCCCGCGCCGACGGAGGGTATACCTCATCGACCGTCTCGGGTTCTAAAACGCCGTCGTGTTCGGAGAGGCCAGTCGTTCCCCTGTTGTCCGCACAGTGGAGTCCCCGATCCGTGCGCTTGGTCTGCTCGGGGGAGAGATCACCTCGGTCGCCGGCGCGGCTGACTGCCGCACGCCGGTCGGCCGTTGCAGCGACATGCCGCTGTAGGTCCTCGCGGGAGCCCACGCGGTCGTCGACGCCGTCTTCGGGTTCGATGCCGGTCACGCGCTGGAGTTCGTCGAGCACCGGCGACCGGACGACGGCGGATTCGTCGTCGCCCGTCTCTGGTGTGGTGATCGTGAGTTCGTCGACGTTCGCGAGGAGCGTCGCGAAGAGATAGCGCCCCCGGAGGCGCTCGTCGCCAGTGTCGAACCGCGGATGGGCGTCGGTCATCTCCTCGAAGAAGGCCGGGCGTTCCGGCGTTACCGGGAAATGCCCGCTCGTCAGGCCCACGAGGAACACCTTCTCGAACGAGCGCATCCGGGCGTCGAGCAGCCCCATCACCTCAACGTGGCCGCCAGCAGCGCGCTGTGGAACCCGAATCGGCACGCCATCGAACGCACGGGTGAACAGTGCCAACGGAGAGAGGTCGCTATTGACTGCCGCCAGCGACTCGAACGAGGAGAGGACCTCGTCCACGAGGTCGTAGGCTCGCTGTTCGACGGCTTGCTCGGCGCCGCTATCGTAGTCCTCCGTCGCCGCCTCCAAGCCGAATCGGTCGTCCAACAGTCGTCGGAGCGTCTCGGTTGCGGCTTCGATGTCCTCCGTTCGGAGCGTCTCTAGCGTGGCCAGCAGCTCCTCGATTAGGGGCGCCGCCTCGCCGTCGACGTCATCGAGCAGGGGTGACACAGAAACCGTGTCACGCCGGCGAGCAGCTGCCGTGACGGCGTTGGCTTGGTCGGTGTCGACGACGTCAACCAGTGGATTTGCTAACAGGGACGTGAGGTCCTCGGCCCGCGGATCCGGTTCGGCGAGGTTCAGGAGATCGTGGACGACACTCCCGGTGAACGTCCGGTTCAGCTGTGAGGCGGCAGTCGTGACGTGCGGAATGTCGAACGTATCGAACGTGTCCTCGATGTACCCCGAATAGGCCTCGGTCCCGGGGACGACGACGGCCAGGTCGTCGGGGTCGCGACCATTGGCCAACTCGGTCCGGAGCTCGCGAGCGACGAAGCGAATCTCGCGCTCAGGCGTCGGGAGTTCCCGCCACCGGAGGCCGTCTGGAGCAGGGACGGTGTCGGGATCCGGGCGGTAGAGCGACTCGGTGATCGTTCCAAAGGCCTGCCCTGACTCGTCGACAGGCTCGAGTTCTACTGTCTCAAAGTCAAGTGCTTCGTAGACATCCAAGGCGTCCTCCGCAACGGCGTCGACTCCGCTCCGGCCATCTTGGTGGAGGGGCAGCAGTGCGATCATCGGAAGTTCGTCGACAAGGCGTTCGATGAGGCGGCGTTCGACGGGGCGGAACTCGTGATACCCGGAAAGGATGACGACATCCAGTTCCGGGGAGAGCGCCGATAATGACTGCTCCGCCGTTGCGACGGCGTCGAACATTTCTCCCCGGGTACAGACCCACTCATCGACATAGTCGACATGGAGATTCCGGTAGTGTCGGTACGCGTCGACAGTGGCTGTCGCGATACGGTCATCGAGGTCTGAGCCCTCGAACTCCGCCGCCAGTGCGTCAGCAGTCCCGACGCCGGCGTCGTCGAAGAGTGAGAAGCGGCTACTGAACGAATCAGCGAGGGCGGCAGAGGCTGGTTCGCCAGCAAGAGCGCCATCTGTCTCGGCTGTTGTTCGGTCAAGCGCGTACTCCGCGAGTCGACGGTTCAGCTGCCCGGAGAGCGGTTGGGCCGGACCGTGGAGATGCTCGTACCACTCCCGAACGACTGCGTCGAGCGTCTCGGCACGAAGACTGAGAGGGTCGTGTGTCGTAGCCCAATTGTCCTCAACTTCACTTCGACGAGCGTCGTTCCGGGTGATGTAGAGAACACTCCCAAGTGAATTCTCAGCAATCTCCGCAGCCCGTTCAAAAGCCGCCTTCTCTAAATGTACATGCTGAGAACCAGTTAGGAGCGTAGAGGTCATCGAATACATTCCTCAAGATATCGCTCTCACTTCATTTTTATTGGTTCCTCTATGCGTATTCTGACTAACGCGGAGTGAATATCCAACAATGACAAATAGTAAAGTGGGTTGGTTGACTCCACCATCGTATGAACACTCTACCGGACGGCGATAACGGACCGCCGTCTCTTTCCCGTACATTCTCTCCCGAAGAGGTCAACATGGATTTGACCATGTGCGGCCTCCTACCCGACCGAGCAGAAGAGATCGCTCGGTTGTACCGTGAACACGGGAACTGGAACCAGGTCAAGGAGATCTGGTTTGAGGAACGACGTGCGAACCGCAGTACGAAGGGGAGTTCCCAGAAGATACACCGCGTTCTCTCATCACGATTCAAAAACGCACCTGCCACCCTCCCTAATCCGAGTGATCTTCCCGCCGTCTTGGATACCTGTTCGTCATCGCGAGACAAAGCTCAAGTGCTCTACCTCTATCTAGTCGCCGATGACGCGCTCGTTCGATATGCTGTTCACGAATATGCCCGACGCCTTGCTGAGGACTTTCCCGAACCTCTTGACTTCTCTAATGAGACACTCACCTCTGTCTTGAATCAGTTCGAATACACTGACGAGACACCGTTCGACTATGCGGACTCAACGACAGAGAGATGGTGCGAAGGACTGCGGTCAGTTATGCGCGAGATCGGCGTCCTGGAGAATCAGCAAACGGTCGTCGGTAATCCACCATCACTAGGAGAGACGCCACTCCTTGTCGCAATGGGCTACTCGTATGAGGAAGGCGACGAAGAGTGGTTCGAATCACCAACTGGACTCCAGTACCTATTCCAGCCGAGTGCCCGTTGGGAGGAACTCTACAATCGGGCAGCAGAGACTGAGGCGTGGGAGTTTGTCGATCTCCATGGAAGTCTCCAACTGCGGCCGACCGACGAGCCGTACTCATCGATTACGAGTGGAGGGATCTGAATAATGGTCGACACAACGTGGTTTGAGGACTTACCGGAGGACTTCGAGGAATCGGTACGCATCGACCGCGAGGACCAATCTGCAGACGAGAAACGTCACCGGAAACAAGCCATCGAGTCATATCACGTTACGGCTGACTCCCAGCGGTTCCTCGAAGACTTCGTCAAACGACTGCTCGGCGAAGCAGAGGATATGCGTACGGGGTCAAACTACTGGCTCTACGGTTACTACGGGAGCGGAAAGAGCCACCTCCTAACCGTTCTGGATGGGCTGATGGATACTCAGTGGCTCCAAGACCGCTCCGACGAGGTTTGGAGGAACCTCGTCCCGGATGCGTCAGCGAGCGGGGACCTCGATACGCTCCGAACCCAGTGGGAATCCGTTCATTCCGAATATCACGTCATCCCTGTCTCAGTGAACCTGCTGAAGTATCAGGGTCAGAAGCAACGTAGCTTTAGTGAAATCGTTCTCCGGCACGCCCACCAGAATCCGATTCTCACGGGCGTCAATAACGGGGTCTCGACTGGATTGTCCTCCCAGCTTGACGTCGCATACTTCGAAGATTGGTATCAAACGACCGACGCTTGGCCGGAACGGGAGGATCGAGCTGCATCAGTCGTCGAGGGAGTGACACCAGACCAACCGCGATACGAGTGGGGAACTGACGGCCTCTGGACCGACGTCCAGGAGTACAGTGCGCTGTCCGATGTTGTGCTTCCGAAGCTGTTCGAGGGCGTTACGGGGACACGCGATGGCTACACTGACCTCCAACCCTCGGATATTGACCCAGAAGAGGTTGTCAGTCGACTGGAATCGCTGCGCCTGGAACGTGAAGCGGAGCTTGAGCAACCTGTCAAGCTCGTCCTCCTGCTCGACGAGGTGAGCCTCTTCATTGGGACCGACTTCGAGCGGCTCACCGAACTACAGACACTCGCGGAAAACGTCGACGACATCGGAGACGGCGACATTCAGCTCGTCGCGACGGCGCAGGCAAAAATCGAAGACGTCCAACCCAAGTTCGCGGCCCACGGGGCCGATTTCAGTATCGTCAAAGACCGGTTCCCACACCGGTATCAGCTTCCGAGCAAGCACGTCGGCGACATCGCCAAACGCCGGCTATTCCAGAAGTCGGAGA from Natrinema pellirubrum DSM 15624 harbors:
- a CDS encoding BrxA family protein — encoded protein: MNTLPDGDNGPPSLSRTFSPEEVNMDLTMCGLLPDRAEEIARLYREHGNWNQVKEIWFEERRANRSTKGSSQKIHRVLSSRFKNAPATLPNPSDLPAVLDTCSSSRDKAQVLYLYLVADDALVRYAVHEYARRLAEDFPEPLDFSNETLTSVLNQFEYTDETPFDYADSTTERWCEGLRSVMREIGVLENQQTVVGNPPSLGETPLLVAMGYSYEEGDEEWFESPTGLQYLFQPSARWEELYNRAAETEAWEFVDLHGSLQLRPTDEPYSSITSGGI
- a CDS encoding PD-(D/E)XK nuclease family protein, which gives rise to MTSTLLTGSQHVHLEKAAFERAAEIAENSLGSVLYITRNDARRSEVEDNWATTHDPLSLRAETLDAVVREWYEHLHGPAQPLSGQLNRRLAEYALDRTTAETDGALAGEPASAALADSFSSRFSLFDDAGVGTADALAAEFEGSDLDDRIATATVDAYRHYRNLHVDYVDEWVCTRGEMFDAVATAEQSLSALSPELDVVILSGYHEFRPVERRLIERLVDELPMIALLPLHQDGRSGVDAVAEDALDVYEALDFETVELEPVDESGQAFGTITESLYRPDPDTVPAPDGLRWRELPTPEREIRFVARELRTELANGRDPDDLAVVVPGTEAYSGYIEDTFDTFDIPHVTTAASQLNRTFTGSVVHDLLNLAEPDPRAEDLTSLLANPLVDVVDTDQANAVTAAARRRDTVSVSPLLDDVDGEAAPLIEELLATLETLRTEDIEAATETLRRLLDDRFGLEAATEDYDSGAEQAVEQRAYDLVDEVLSSFESLAAVNSDLSPLALFTRAFDGVPIRVPQRAAGGHVEVMGLLDARMRSFEKVFLVGLTSGHFPVTPERPAFFEEMTDAHPRFDTGDERLRGRYLFATLLANVDELTITTPETGDDESAVVRSPVLDELQRVTGIEPEDGVDDRVGSREDLQRHVAATADRRAAVSRAGDRGDLSPEQTKRTDRGLHCADNRGTTGLSEHDGVLEPETVDEVYPPSAREPYSASRIERYVECGFKFYADEVLGIEDPDDVEVVPTPLETGSYVHDVLERFFADLQDETEDGVDLTEFDRNDLAIHLREIAVEELRVADFEYDGLFYERWKAELFAGLCDGESAPYEAGSKPHDAPEQGLFASFLDNELSRDGADRPHLFEAPFGEGLPDSDVGPFTVERPDGSTISIRGYIDRVDVSQGGEQPTLTLYDYKTGRAPYMTKTTGGTKFQLPIYLLAAAEVVDGDLFEQGSLSATYYQVRPPNDLKVPRGVESKFDSEVELRRFLNDVVPEWLGQIDEAIGNGRFHTTLLSASGANCRYCDYRRACDVRHHRKREFVDEVHKDDAAYVPLRVRDDEDIETVMSDD